One part of the Sneathia vaginalis genome encodes these proteins:
- the recG gene encoding ATP-dependent DNA helicase RecG — MNYTKIFSPIEEIKIKGLTKTCINNLKRLNIYTVYDLFYYFPKGYENSAVYKDISSVKDNESVVLKGTIARITRKYLSKNRLMVTATLMDNSGYIDLIWFNNRYIYSNIKEGSTLLVTGKAKRSPKLQIINPSYTKSIKEDTIQKDVSLEPIYSLTKGLTQKKLRSIMKNVLDKYGDLLKENIPIDFLYDNKIMSRTSSISNIHFPSNKTALDLSIRRFTFEEIMLLEMGILEKRYIDNKKNVNRYVLDDSKKLVKEYIESLSFTLTNSQKKVITSIYSELKQGKYINRLIQGDVGSGKTIVALIIMLYMAENNYQSVLMAPTEILARQHYEKVVENFSKLNINVELLTSSIKGKKREKILEDVRQGKVNILIGTHSLLSSEVEYNNLGLAVIDEQQRFGVEQRNELRKREVLSNVIVMSATPIPRSLALTIYGDLDVSIIDEMPEGRKKILTKWIKNEEEEKKMYDFILKKINEGNQVYVVSYLIEDSAKINAASAKETFESISKKFPGKSIGLLHGKMSSIEKKEIMEKFKNGEIDVLVSTTVIEVGVDVSNANIILIKNAERFGLSTLHQLRGRVGRGNNRGYCFIESNSEKEISKKRLEVLENETDGFKISEQDLKLRNSGEIFGVKQSGISDLVLLDIVKNIKEIEHVKEFVTKYLIEHNGKIDNDFLVKDIEYKHKVKGNL; from the coding sequence GACTTAATATATACACAGTATATGATCTTTTTTACTACTTTCCTAAAGGGTATGAAAATAGTGCTGTTTATAAGGATATTTCTAGTGTGAAAGATAATGAAAGTGTTGTGCTAAAGGGTACAATAGCAAGAATTACAAGGAAGTATTTATCTAAAAATAGGTTGATGGTAACAGCTACTTTAATGGATAATTCTGGATATATAGACTTGATATGGTTTAACAATAGATATATTTATTCTAATATCAAAGAAGGTTCTACACTACTTGTAACAGGTAAAGCTAAGAGAAGCCCAAAATTACAGATAATTAATCCTAGTTATACAAAGAGTATTAAAGAAGATACAATACAAAAAGATGTAAGTTTAGAGCCAATTTATTCTTTAACAAAGGGCCTAACTCAAAAAAAGTTGAGAAGCATAATGAAAAATGTATTGGATAAGTATGGTGACTTATTAAAAGAAAATATACCTATAGATTTTTTGTATGATAATAAGATAATGTCTAGAACAAGTTCAATATCAAATATACATTTTCCAAGTAATAAGACGGCATTAGACTTATCAATTAGAAGATTTACATTTGAAGAAATAATGCTACTTGAAATGGGAATTTTAGAAAAAAGGTATATAGACAACAAGAAAAATGTTAATAGATATGTACTAGATGATAGTAAAAAATTAGTTAAGGAATACATAGAAAGTTTAAGTTTCACTCTAACTAATTCACAAAAGAAGGTAATAACCTCAATATATTCAGAGTTAAAACAAGGTAAATATATTAATAGGTTAATACAGGGAGATGTAGGTTCAGGTAAGACTATAGTAGCGTTAATAATTATGCTATACATGGCTGAGAATAATTATCAATCAGTTTTAATGGCACCAACAGAAATACTTGCAAGGCAACATTATGAAAAAGTAGTTGAAAACTTTAGTAAGTTAAATATTAATGTTGAACTACTAACTAGTTCTATAAAAGGTAAAAAAAGAGAGAAAATATTAGAAGATGTAAGACAAGGTAAGGTTAATATTTTAATAGGAACACATTCTCTTTTATCTAGTGAGGTAGAATACAATAATTTAGGTTTAGCTGTAATAGATGAACAGCAAAGATTTGGTGTAGAACAAAGAAATGAATTAAGAAAAAGGGAAGTATTATCAAATGTAATAGTTATGAGTGCAACCCCTATACCAAGATCACTTGCACTAACTATATACGGAGATTTAGATGTTAGTATAATAGATGAAATGCCAGAAGGTAGAAAAAAGATTTTAACTAAGTGGATAAAAAATGAAGAAGAAGAGAAAAAAATGTATGACTTCATTTTGAAAAAAATAAATGAGGGTAATCAAGTATACGTTGTTTCATATTTGATAGAGGATAGTGCAAAAATTAATGCTGCATCAGCAAAAGAAACATTTGAAAGTATTAGTAAGAAATTTCCAGGTAAAAGTATAGGTCTACTACATGGTAAGATGAGTTCTATTGAAAAAAAAGAAATAATGGAAAAGTTTAAAAATGGAGAAATTGATGTGTTAGTCTCTACAACTGTTATAGAAGTAGGGGTAGATGTAAGTAATGCTAATATTATACTAATAAAGAATGCAGAAAGATTTGGACTTTCAACACTACATCAATTAAGAGGGCGTGTAGGTAGAGGAAATAATAGAGGATATTGCTTTATAGAATCTAACAGTGAAAAGGAAATTTCAAAAAAGAGGTTGGAAGTCTTAGAAAATGAAACAGATGGTTTTAAAATATCTGAACAAGATTTAAAATTACGTAATTCAGGTGAAATATTTGGTGTAAAGCAAAGTGGTATTTCTGATTTAGTTTTACTTGATATAGTGAAGAATATTAAAGAAATTGAACATGTTAAAGAATTTGTAACTAAGTATTTAATAGAACATAATGGGAAAATAGATAACGATTTTTTAGTAAAAGATATAGAGTATAAACATAAGGTGAAAGGGAATTTATGA